Part of the Legionella cardiaca genome, GAATTTCACCTTAAGGCCACTGTAAGTAATGAAATTCAACACGCATTTAAAACAATTTCCAATGAAACTTATCAAGGTAAATGGTTAGTAGTTTTTTTCTGGCCCAAGGATTTTACTTTTGTATGTCCCACGGAAATTGCTGAATTTGGTAAGTTAAATGGCGAATTTAGTGAGCGCGATGCGCAGGTGTTAGGGGCAAGCATCGATACTGAGTTTGTGCATTTAGCCTGGAGAAAGCAACATCCAGATTTGCATGATTTGCCATTTCCGATGTTAGCTGATGTTAAGAGAGAGCTCAGTCAGGCATTAGGTATTCTTGATGAGCAAGAGGGTGTTGCCCAGCGAGCCACCTTTATTATTGACCCAGAGGGGATAACGCGTTTTGTGATGGTTACCGATCTTAACGTGGGACGAAACCCAGAAGAAGTATTGCGTGTTTTAGATGCTCTGCAAACAGATGAACTTTGTCCTTGTAACTGGAAGAAGGGTGAAGAAACTATTCATGTGGAATAACAAGGGTCTTGGTATAAAAACCAAGACTAACACAGTAAGGAATTAATTATGCTTGAAGATATCAAACAACAATTACCAGAGTTTGCTAAGGATGTCCGTTTAAACCTCAACAAAGTTCTTGATTTGACGCAAACTGACGGTTTAAGCGAACAGCAAATTATTGGCGCTGCTTTAGCTGTCGCTTATCATTTAGGGAATAAATCGCTAACTGATGAATTGCTTACCTTACCTTATGCAGAAAAATTACAAGAGCCGGCCAAACTTGCGGCGAGTTTAATGGCAATGACTAATATTTATTATCGCTTTGTTCATTTAAGTGAACATGCCGAACTTGCACAAGTTCCTGCAGGACTTCGCATGCAGGGAATGATAAATCCAGGCATTGATCGAGTTACGTTTGAAATCCTGTCTCTTGCTGTATCAATCTTAAATGGATGCGGTACTTGTATCAGCGCGCATACTCGCCAATTGAAAGAACATGGAGTAAGTGTACAAGCGCTTGCTAGAATCGGTCGAATTAGCGCGGTCATTCATGCTACTTACGTAAGTCTCACTTTATGAACCTTTGCTATATATAACAAAGGTTCAAGTCGCTATCTATCCTTTTACTGGACCACAAGCAATCCGTGCACCACCGCCACCAAGCGGTGGATTATCGCTGTAATTGTCAGACCCTTCATGAATCATGATTGCCAAGCCCTGTAAATCTTTGGTTTTCAAACGAGGGGCTAATACGGGGGTATTTGCGGTGCCATCAGCAGCGACATAGAGAACGGGTAAGTCGCCCAAATGTCCTTTACCATAGGGTCCTTGATGGCTATTGGTTTTGGCTGGATCATAATGGCCACCGGCATGCATGCCTTTATCACCACAATCCGCATGCTGATGTAAATGAAAACCACGCAAACCAGAAGGCAAAGAAGAAAGCGCTGGTATAATCAATAAACCAAACTCTGTATCACTCAAGACAACTTTGCCGATTTCTTTTTTGCCTCCATCAGTCGTATAAATGGGTACAGTGATTTGCGCTGCATAGCTTGCTGTACAAAAAAGAGATGACAAGAATAAAGCAGATATTTTATTCATAATGCTCCATGCAATGATTGATTTAAACTTTAGAAATATAATCAATTACTCATAGTCTAACAACTGCCAAGGGTAACCGCACAGAATAAGATCATACCCAAATAAGTTAATTAAGAACTGCAGTACGGTATAAATTTGCTCATATTCGCCATTCGGGTACGGGCAGAACACTATCTCTGTAGTAAGATCGGTCATGCCAATGCAGATAGATTCTCACACAGGCGGGAAACCAGCTCCGAACAGACTCTATCGTGCCTTATAGGAAAGACTCCGCCTACGGGGAAAATGACAACAATTTTGCATTATAAAAAAAGCGCTTTCGAAAAAGAAAGCGCCTTTTATTATTAAATATTAGAGACTGTAGTCATAGATATTTACACCTAACAGAGTGACAGTGCTTGTTCCTTCGAAATGATAGACTGTATTATTATCAACTATTTCGATTACACTTGGGGCCACATTAAATATTAATGTGTCACCAGCATTAAAATTAAAATCGGTAATAACGTCGGCGCCGATATTTGCTGCCTCAAAGACAAAGGAGTCGCTGCCTTCTCCACCTGTAAATGTGTCGTTGCCTCCACCACCAGAAAGCGTATCGTTGCCTCCACCACCTTTAATTGTATTATTGTCATTGTCTCCGACGATAGTGTCGTTTTGATTCGTACCAATAATTTCTTCGACTCCCTGAATATTTAATATTTTTCCACCAGTGGATAATACGCCATTGACAGCGTCAAAGTTTGCTCCTGTAGTAAGTGCACTTAAATCAAGAACGTCGTAATCAGAACTATCCGCTTTTTCTCCCATAGTGACTAAATTGTCGGAAAAATTATTGAGTGATTTTACAGCAAAGATATCGTTAGCTTCAGATAACTGGAGCTCACTAAATCCGTAAAAGGCATGCGTATTAGAGATAGACTCTCCTGATGCATCAATCTCATTCACGAAAAGAACGCCTTCTCCATCTCCTCCTGCACCATCCCAAACTGCATTAACTCGAGCAGGTTCAGGTGTAGGAGTAGGTTCTTCAGGTGTTATCTGACGAGTATGAACAACTGTCGTTAAATCAGTAACTCCTCTAACATTAGTTTCATTATCAACAATTACCAAGGGCCTATATTCCGCAGTTGTATCACCGTTTTGAACGGTTACTGTGTTATCACGAAAGCCTGTAACCTGGGCAGTAACCTCATCAGTCACGGGATTGATAGAGGAAGTAGTTAGCGCTACTTTAACTTGGCCGGTAAAAAGCTGCGTGCTTGTACTTGCTGATTCTCCCTCTGGAGCCATCGCTTCTGCCAATTGGGCAAGTGCTAAACTAAAATCAGATGACGTCAGTGTATTATTCAATATGGCTGCGGCAAGTAAGGCAGCAATTAAACCATATTCAATCGCTGTGGCGTTAAAGGAATAAGTTCCTTCCGCAAAATTCAGTTCAGCTACGTTATCCAAATTTGGACCGCCACTGTTAAATTCCATTTCCATATTTAATTTTTGAATACTATTAATTGTCGGCGGCGTTTCGGCGGAATATTCTTCAAAGAATAGGCCAACATTTGTTGCCCCTGTTCCTTCAATCATTTTTATTTTAGTTGGCTCATTATTACCGTAGTCATTGGTATTAGCCGCAAAGATAAAGTTATAGTCTCCTCCCTTGTCTAAAACAATGGTAGTTGCCTCTGTATCCAGGCGAATAGCGTCAGCATTGTCTATGGTTAGGCTGTTACCTTGGGTGTCGGTCAAGGCTCCTGTGCTGGCTGTGTAAGTAAGGCCATGGAGATTAGACATATCAACGACATCATTATCTGTATTCGTGCTATTCTCACCTAGATCGATTTCCAAACCATCAATTACCGTGTTAATCACTAGTAGATCGTTCGCTTCACCCGTTTGAATGGTTTGTATACCCCCATTTTGCTGAGAGTCATTTGCATAAACACCAGTGCCTGTGAGTTCAATTATCGCTTGTTCAGGAACGTAAAGGTCAACATCGGCGGTTACTATGGCAGTAGATGCCGAGTCAAGTATCTCAAGGGTATTGTATTGGTCGGTATAACTGACTTGTACTGTGATTGCTTTGCCAATATCACTCTCCACCAAAGTATAATTAGCGCCGGTGGCACCGTCTATGACGACGCCATCTGCTAACCATTGATAGTTAAATTGGCCTAAACCATCCGCATCAGCGATGGCATCGGTATTAGCTGTTAATATTTGATTCTCTTGCGCCGTACCCGTGATAACCACTGCACCTTCGGGGGCATCGTTTAGATTGGCAACGGCAGCTGTTGCTGCAGAAACAACTTGTTCAGCTGTATTGTATTGATCCGTATAGTTAATTTGTACCGTAATAGCTTTACCTGCATCAGCCTGTGTAAGCTTGTAGTTAGCTGCGTTAGCACCTGCTATGGCAACGCCATCAGCGAACCATTGATAACTAAATTCCCCTAAACCATCTGCATCTGTGATTGCACTGGTATTGGCTACGAGTGCTTGATCCTCTTGTGCCAGTCCTTCAATGATAACTTGTCCAAGAGCTTGATCATTAACATTGACTACTGCAGCAGTAGCTGCTGAAGCAACGTTTTCTACAGCACCAAAACCGTCCGTATAGTTAACGGCAACGGTGATTGCTTTCCCTACATCAGCCTGAGTTAGTGTATAATTTGCGGCATTAGCACCGGCAATGGCAACCCCATCAGCAAACCATTGATAGGCTAACTCCCCTAATCCATCCAAATCTGCCAAGTGCGTCGTATCTGCGGTCAGTGTTTGCCCTTGTTCTGCCAGGCCATTAATAATCACATTACCAGTTACAGCATCGTTTACATTGGCTACTTCGAGCGTTAAGTCGGAAGTAAGTACCACTTGATTGCCGTTCTCATCGGTGTAAGTAAGTTGTAGACCAATTTGTTTACCGACATCGTCTTGAGTAAGTGTGTAGCTTTGTTGGGTAGCATTAAAAATATTTACCCCATCTGCTTGCCATTGATAGCTAAATCCTGAACCATCATCAAAATCAACCTGTGATAAGTCAGCCGTTAACGTTTGGTTTTGTATCGCATCGCCACTAATTGAAACACTGTCGGGATCGAGATCAATGCCAAATTTCTCAGCTAACTTATTGACAACAGCTAATACTGTTGCCTGAGCGTTGGCTGGTAATTTAGTGGCTAAAGTGGAAAGTGTCTGAAGAAGTTTTAACTTTAAAAGATTCATCGCCATCTCCTAAGGATGCAACTTGTCAACACTTATGACGCTGGCTGTTTTCCCTAGGCGATGCTTCCATGTTGTATTGGCGAGATAAGAAGCCCTAACTTGAACAATTTTAGTACAATACAATGGGTAGTCAAGATAACTTGCAGATGAAATTTCAACAGACCATAGTAAAAAAAACCTCTTGTGGCTTTCTCTTTTTTTACCTTATATTTATAAAAATTAGCGATGAATCTCAACTGCCTTTTTTATCCGTGAGCCTGAATGAAGAAACTGTTTTGGATACTGACAACCCTATACTGCGGCTCTACTAACATTCTTTATGCAGCTACCTCTCAACATGGTGTCATTAATTATTCTATGGGTCTTGGTGCTCCTATTGTTACTTCAACCACGGATACTTTAGATAAAGGATCGTGGTCAGGAAATCAACGAACAGAATACTATCGCTTTAATACGCTTTCAGATGCAACATTATTAGAGTTTCCACTTGCTGAAAGTCAAAAGTCACTTTTAATCAATTATTTTATGTTGGGTTATGGGTTGACCAATGATTTTACGGTGAGTGTAAATTTACCTGTTCAGCGTACTTATAATCTACGTGCTGTAAATGAAATAGACGATGATGATTCTTTTGTGGTTGCGGATCTTGGCAATATTTCAGGTCTGTCTGATGCAACGGTGTTTGGATTATGGCGTACGGCAAAAGGGGATAGTAAACGTTTCCCACTGTCAATGGCATTGTTATTTGGTATAAACATGCCCACGGGAAAAACAACAGCAAAAACAAAAGATGGCGAATTATTTTCGGCTTCTGATCAACCGGGAACAGGTGCCTGGGTGCCTGTCGGTGGGATTATTTTTTCTAAAAAATGGCACGATTTAACATTAAGTAGCAATTTTATTTATACTCAAATGACAAAGGGTACCCAAGACACAATTTTAGGTAGCTATTTTGACTATAATTTTGCCCTTGATTACCCTCTTTTTGAGCACGAGGGCAAGCATAACTATAATTTTGAAGGAATATTAGAAATCGCCGGTGAGTATGTTGCCAAAGATAAAATTCACAGTATCAAAGATCCAAACAGTGGAGGAAATAGTATTTATTTAAATCCAGGTTTTAGGGCAAATATTGAAGACAATATTTCTTGTTACTTAAGCATTGGCATCCCTGTGTCAGAAAGATTAAATGGCACCCAAGTGACAAGTAAGTATGCAATCTATACCGGCATTGATCTCTCTTTTTAAGAACAGTAGAAATTTTCTGATTACTCCTTAAGCGTAAATTTAAAAATGAGAATAAGCTATAATAGCGACCTCATTGGCGGTATTACTAAGAGGCGTATTGTGGATTCAATCAAAGTAAATTGTATGCTTGCTTTTACCTTGCTTTTTTGGGCATCGGCATTTGTTGGGATTCGCGTGGGCTTAATGGCTTACTCTCCTGGCTCTCTTGCATTACTGAGATTTCTGGTTGCTTCCCTTTGCATGGCAATCATCTATTGGCAACTGCCCAATAAAAAACGAATCCCATGGAATAAACGATGGCAGCTTTTGCTTATTGGTATAGCGGGAATTGGTATTTACAATATCTCTTTAAATTACGGTGAGATGAGTGTTTCTGCGGGTGTTGCTAGTTTTGTAATTGGTCTAATGCCGGTGATTACGATTATATTATCAGTATTGTTTTTACAGGAACGACCTGGTCGACTTGTTTGGCTTGGCATCCTCATTAGCTTTATAGGTCTTGTTTTTTTGCTTTGGGCCGAAAATACACAGACAACTTTTGATGGCGGTGTGCTAATCATTCTTATCGCTTCTCTCATGGGCGGAATTTATACGATTTCCCAAAAACGCTATTTACGTGATTTTCATCCTATAGCAATCACTGCCTGGGTTATCTGGGGCGGCACACTTTTATTACTAATATTTACTCCACAGTTAAGTCGGGAAATTAAAATGGCTAGCTTTAAAGCAACTTTCGCAGCCGTTTATATGGGAATTTTTCCTGCTGCCTTAGCTTATGTCGGTTGGTGTTATGTTTTAAACCATATGCCAGCGTCCAAAGCTTCAATGTATTTGTATGCACTACCTATTTTATCAACATTGATGGGGGCTATTTTACTTCATGAAACGCTTACCGGTTTATCTCTTGTGGGTGGTCTTCTAGCTCTAAGCGGAGCGATTATTGCCGGCCGCTCTAGTAGTAATTTAAAACGATTGAAATGATTAGCTGCAATTTAATTTCTAATTTTTTGCAATAGCAAAGTACTCTCCTAAAAAGCTTCGCTTATAAGCAAAAAGCCACTTCTGCTTTATTTAAATTGATGGTTCAAACAGCAAAATTGCTCCGTACAAAAAAGTGAAGGTTATATATGCTAATAGTAAATAAAAGCATTATACTTTAAATTTTCATAATTGTTTGTGAGTATTCAATGGAATTGAGAATTGATAATACCCCTTTCAAAGCCTTATTTCAGCCATTAAACTTAGGCTTTACTCAACTAAAGAACCGTTTGTTAATGGGCTCAATGCATACAGGATTAGAGGAGGATAAAGAGAGTTTATTGCGCTTGGCAACTTTTTATAAGGAAAGGGCTTTAGGCGGTGCTGGCTTAATTGTAACGGGGGGATTTGCTCCAAATCGCGCTGGTCGATTAGCTCCGTTTGCAGCGAAACTTACCTCACCTAAAGAACAAGAACGGCATGAACTAATAACGAATACAGTACATGATGCGGGTGGTAAGATTGCTTTACAGATTTTGCATGCTGGTCGTTATGGATACCATCCTTTTATTGTTGCTCCGAGTAATTTGAAATCGCCCATTAGTCCATTTAAACCTTGGGTAATGAGTCAGCGGCGCGTTGTAAAAACTATCCAGCATTTCGCACGTTGTGCACGCCTGGCCAAAGAAGCAGGGTATGATGGTGTAGAAATCATGGGTAGCGAAGGTTATTTAATCAATCAATTTATTGTTAAGCACACCAATCAACGAACGGACGAATGGGGTGGCGCTTTTAGTAATCGTATGCGTTTCCCGGTGGAAATTGTCCGTAGCGTTCGTGAAGCGGTTGGTGAGAATTTTATTATTATTTATCGGTTATCAATGCTTGATTTGATAAATGATGGAAGTAGTTGGGAAGAGGTGGTCCAATTAGCGAAGGCTATTGAGCACGCTGGAGCAACATTACTTAACACAGGGATCGGCTGGCATGAGGCACGTATTCCAACCATTGCTACAATGGTACCGGCAGCGGCTTTTACACAAATTACGAAGAAGCTAAAACCGGAAGTCTCAATTCCCATTATTACATCAAATCGTATTAATACACCTGAACTTGCAAATAGTGTAGTTGAAGAGGGTATTGCTGATATGGTTTCAATGGCTAGACCTTTTCTTGCCGACCCTCTTTTCCCACAAAAAGCAAAAATAGGTGACACCAAAGCAATTAATATTTGTATTGCTTGCAATCAGGCTTGTTTAGATAGGGTATTTGTGAATAAAACCGCCTCTTGCCTTGTCAATCCGCGTGCTTGTAATGAAACCGAATTGGTTTATGAAACGGTGGCTCATCCTAAACGAATTGCGGTTGTTGGGGCTGGGCCTGCTGGTTTGGCTTTCGCTGCAGTTGCGGCAGAGCGCGGCCATAAAGTGACTCTATTTGAAAAGGCTGACGTATTAGGTGGGCAATTTAATTTAGCAAAAAAAATTCCAGGTAAAGAAGAGTTCCAGCATACAATTAATTATTTTACTCATCAGTTGGAAAATTTTCAGGTTGATATCCGTTTAAATACCAACGCTAATGCAGATATGTTGCGCGATTATGATGAAGTGATCTTGGCAACGGGTATTAAGCCGCGTGTTCCTGAAATTGAAGGAATCGAGCATGAAAAAGTCATGAGTTATATTGATTTGCTCCTACAGCAAAAAGAGCCGGGAGATAGCGTAGCGGTTATTGGTGCTGGTGGAATCGGTTTTGATGTAGCTGAATGGTTGACTCATCGACATAATGGCGATCCGCAGCAATTTTATGAAGAGTGGGGTATTGATATCAAAATGGAGCATCGTGGGGGTATAAAAAAACCAGAAATGATAAAAAATTCGCGCGAGGTTTATTTACTTCAACGTAAAAAAGAAAAGCATGGCAAAAACCTTGGGAAAACTACTGGATGGATTCATCGATTAAGCTTAAAGCATCGACAGGTTAAAATGCTTGCCGGGGTGCAATATGAACGCATTGATGATGAAGGTCTACACATTACTATGAACGAGAAAAAGGAAGTACTTCCAGTGGATTCCATCATTGTGTGTGCGGGTCAAAAAGAGTTCCGGGAATTATATGATTCCTTAAAACAGACAGGGCAGTCTGTTCATTTAATTGGTGGAGCGTTTAAGGCGCTCGAATTGGATGCACGACATGCTATCAATCAAGCTTGTCGTTTGGCTGCAATCTTATAACACAATTGGCATCATGCTGCGGCTTTGAATTCCTACGTGCCGCATCTAAACCTCGCTATATGTCGCGAACAAGTCGCGGCATATAGGCGAGTTTGAAGCCGAACGTAAGGAAGATTGAGCACATTAATTAAGATAAGATTGTTTCCATGCTGAGGTATGCATCAGTTTTTTCTGGTTCTTTTTTAACATCAGGAATAAAAAATCTGGTTCTACCTTTCATGCCAACGGGTTCTTTAGCTGCTATTGCCAGCGCATTTTCAAGATTTGCAATAATAACTTTGGCATTTCCTGACGAGCTTGTCTGAGCAATGGCATCCAGCTTATCAATGGTTAAATCAGTTTGATCCTTATCGGTAATTAATGGTGTTAAGTCCTGAAGGATATTGTCTACATCGTTCGCACCAGTCAACGAACTTGTCAGCTTAAGCGCTCGATTCAACGTTGTTTGATAGCGACTATGTCCAAAAAAGTTAATTGGTTTTAAACGATTTTTAGACGCCTCCACATCATTCTTGGCAGTATCGATTTGGCTTTGTGCCAAG contains:
- a CDS encoding peroxiredoxin produces the protein MISVGKKFPEFHLKATVSNEIQHAFKTISNETYQGKWLVVFFWPKDFTFVCPTEIAEFGKLNGEFSERDAQVLGASIDTEFVHLAWRKQHPDLHDLPFPMLADVKRELSQALGILDEQEGVAQRATFIIDPEGITRFVMVTDLNVGRNPEEVLRVLDALQTDELCPCNWKKGEETIHVE
- a CDS encoding carboxymuconolactone decarboxylase family protein: MLEDIKQQLPEFAKDVRLNLNKVLDLTQTDGLSEQQIIGAALAVAYHLGNKSLTDELLTLPYAEKLQEPAKLAASLMAMTNIYYRFVHLSEHAELAQVPAGLRMQGMINPGIDRVTFEILSLAVSILNGCGTCISAHTRQLKEHGVSVQALARIGRISAVIHATYVSLTL
- a CDS encoding superoxide dismutase family protein, with amino-acid sequence MNKISALFLSSLFCTASYAAQITVPIYTTDGGKKEIGKVVLSDTEFGLLIIPALSSLPSGLRGFHLHQHADCGDKGMHAGGHYDPAKTNSHQGPYGKGHLGDLPVLYVAADGTANTPVLAPRLKTKDLQGLAIMIHEGSDNYSDNPPLGGGGARIACGPVKG
- a CDS encoding calcium-binding protein yields the protein MNLLKLKLLQTLSTLATKLPANAQATVLAVVNKLAEKFGIDLDPDSVSISGDAIQNQTLTADLSQVDFDDGSGFSYQWQADGVNIFNATQQSYTLTQDDVGKQIGLQLTYTDENGNQVVLTSDLTLEVANVNDAVTGNVIINGLAEQGQTLTADTTHLADLDGLGELAYQWFADGVAIAGANAANYTLTQADVGKAITVAVNYTDGFGAVENVASAATAAVVNVNDQALGQVIIEGLAQEDQALVANTSAITDADGLGEFSYQWFADGVAIAGANAANYKLTQADAGKAITVQINYTDQYNTAEQVVSAATAAVANLNDAPEGAVVITGTAQENQILTANTDAIADADGLGQFNYQWLADGVVIDGATGANYTLVESDIGKAITVQVSYTDQYNTLEILDSASTAIVTADVDLYVPEQAIIELTGTGVYANDSQQNGGIQTIQTGEANDLLVINTVIDGLEIDLGENSTNTDNDVVDMSNLHGLTYTASTGALTDTQGNSLTIDNADAIRLDTEATTIVLDKGGDYNFIFAANTNDYGNNEPTKIKMIEGTGATNVGLFFEEYSAETPPTINSIQKLNMEMEFNSGGPNLDNVAELNFAEGTYSFNATAIEYGLIAALLAAAILNNTLTSSDFSLALAQLAEAMAPEGESASTSTQLFTGQVKVALTTSSINPVTDEVTAQVTGFRDNTVTVQNGDTTAEYRPLVIVDNETNVRGVTDLTTVVHTRQITPEEPTPTPEPARVNAVWDGAGGDGEGVLFVNEIDASGESISNTHAFYGFSELQLSEANDIFAVKSLNNFSDNLVTMGEKADSSDYDVLDLSALTTGANFDAVNGVLSTGGKILNIQGVEEIIGTNQNDTIVGDNDNNTIKGGGGNDTLSGGGGNDTFTGGEGSDSFVFEAANIGADVITDFNFNAGDTLIFNVAPSVIEIVDNNTVYHFEGTSTVTLLGVNIYDYSL
- a CDS encoding DMT family transporter, which encodes MRISYNSDLIGGITKRRIVDSIKVNCMLAFTLLFWASAFVGIRVGLMAYSPGSLALLRFLVASLCMAIIYWQLPNKKRIPWNKRWQLLLIGIAGIGIYNISLNYGEMSVSAGVASFVIGLMPVITIILSVLFLQERPGRLVWLGILISFIGLVFLLWAENTQTTFDGGVLIILIASLMGGIYTISQKRYLRDFHPIAITAWVIWGGTLLLLIFTPQLSREIKMASFKATFAAVYMGIFPAALAYVGWCYVLNHMPASKASMYLYALPILSTLMGAILLHETLTGLSLVGGLLALSGAIIAGRSSSNLKRLK
- a CDS encoding NADPH-dependent 2,4-dienoyl-CoA reductase, which codes for MELRIDNTPFKALFQPLNLGFTQLKNRLLMGSMHTGLEEDKESLLRLATFYKERALGGAGLIVTGGFAPNRAGRLAPFAAKLTSPKEQERHELITNTVHDAGGKIALQILHAGRYGYHPFIVAPSNLKSPISPFKPWVMSQRRVVKTIQHFARCARLAKEAGYDGVEIMGSEGYLINQFIVKHTNQRTDEWGGAFSNRMRFPVEIVRSVREAVGENFIIIYRLSMLDLINDGSSWEEVVQLAKAIEHAGATLLNTGIGWHEARIPTIATMVPAAAFTQITKKLKPEVSIPIITSNRINTPELANSVVEEGIADMVSMARPFLADPLFPQKAKIGDTKAINICIACNQACLDRVFVNKTASCLVNPRACNETELVYETVAHPKRIAVVGAGPAGLAFAAVAAERGHKVTLFEKADVLGGQFNLAKKIPGKEEFQHTINYFTHQLENFQVDIRLNTNANADMLRDYDEVILATGIKPRVPEIEGIEHEKVMSYIDLLLQQKEPGDSVAVIGAGGIGFDVAEWLTHRHNGDPQQFYEEWGIDIKMEHRGGIKKPEMIKNSREVYLLQRKKEKHGKNLGKTTGWIHRLSLKHRQVKMLAGVQYERIDDEGLHITMNEKKEVLPVDSIIVCAGQKEFRELYDSLKQTGQSVHLIGGAFKALELDARHAINQACRLAAIL